From one Flavobacterium sp. N502536 genomic stretch:
- a CDS encoding type IX secretion system membrane protein PorP/SprF: MRKLFLFCIIYSTIGFAQQDSQFTQYMYNTLTINPAYAGSRGTTSIFGLYRTQWIGLEGAPKTGSFSVHTPLNNSKLGMGVSLVNDKIGPTDETTLSADISYTVPTSATFNLSFGIRGTGNLFSLDPNKLNPERQGDPQFQNLESVFSPNIGAGLYWYSDKAYIGLSIPAFIETNRYNDNNVSIYKDKICYYFIGGYVFDLSPSIKFKPAVLTKMSAGASLQVDLSANFMYNEKFVLGAAYRTNAAVSALAGFQITEGLFVGYAYDFDTTALRNYNSGSHEIFLRFELFKNQKSIMSPRFF; this comes from the coding sequence ATGAGAAAATTATTTTTATTTTGTATAATTTATTCCACAATTGGATTTGCACAGCAAGATTCACAGTTTACCCAATACATGTACAATACGCTTACTATAAACCCGGCTTATGCTGGTTCAAGAGGGACAACGAGTATCTTCGGATTGTACCGTACCCAATGGATTGGACTTGAAGGAGCACCCAAAACAGGCAGTTTTTCGGTACATACACCGCTGAACAATAGTAAGTTGGGAATGGGGGTTTCGTTGGTAAACGATAAAATAGGGCCAACGGATGAAACTACATTATCGGCCGATATATCGTATACAGTACCCACATCGGCCACCTTTAATCTTTCTTTTGGGATTAGGGGAACAGGCAATTTGTTCAGTTTGGACCCCAATAAATTAAATCCCGAACGACAGGGAGATCCACAGTTTCAAAATTTAGAAAGTGTGTTTTCACCCAATATAGGAGCCGGTTTATATTGGTATTCCGATAAGGCTTACATTGGTTTGTCGATCCCTGCTTTTATCGAAACCAATCGATACAACGATAACAATGTATCTATTTACAAGGATAAAATATGTTACTATTTTATAGGCGGTTACGTATTTGATTTGTCTCCTTCAATTAAATTTAAACCCGCAGTACTGACCAAAATGAGCGCAGGGGCCTCCTTGCAGGTAGATCTTTCGGCAAACTTTATGTACAACGAGAAGTTTGTACTTGGAGCGGCCTATCGAACAAATGCTGCCGTAAGTGCTCTGGCCGGGTTTCAAATTACAGAAGGCCTGTTCGTAGGATATGCATACGATTTTGACACCACTGCTTTGCGCAATTACAATTCAGGTTCACACGAGATATTCCTGCGATTTGAATTGTTCAAAAATCAAAAATCAATAATGTCGCCCAGATTTTTCTAG
- a CDS encoding NUDIX hydrolase, giving the protein MPKKIIENSENYQPGLSIDCVIFGFHDNQLKVLLIKTSFDDKWSLPGGFIPLEEDIDTAAVTVLKERTGMQGIFLRQFATFGRVNRYDQDFGNAVLDHYDIPREEGKWLLQRFITIGYYALIDFLKAVPQKENSQEIIEWIDHKEVPELILDHREILDKALTTLRIELNLMPVGYNLLPEKFTIPQLQKLYETILDRKLDRRNFLRKITNIGILKKLDEKKSNVAHKAPNLYTFDTDKYKEVLKNGLNQGW; this is encoded by the coding sequence ATGCCGAAAAAAATAATAGAAAATAGCGAAAATTATCAACCCGGACTTTCGATTGACTGTGTCATTTTTGGATTTCATGACAATCAGCTTAAAGTTTTACTCATCAAAACTTCTTTTGATGACAAATGGTCTTTGCCCGGAGGATTTATACCCCTTGAGGAGGATATTGACACCGCAGCAGTTACCGTTTTAAAAGAACGCACCGGAATGCAGGGGATTTTTTTAAGGCAGTTTGCGACTTTTGGCCGTGTAAATCGATACGATCAGGATTTTGGGAATGCGGTACTGGATCATTATGATATTCCGAGAGAAGAGGGAAAATGGCTCCTCCAGCGTTTTATAACCATTGGATATTATGCTTTGATTGATTTTTTGAAAGCAGTGCCTCAAAAAGAAAACAGTCAGGAAATTATAGAATGGATTGATCACAAAGAAGTTCCCGAACTCATTTTAGATCACAGAGAGATTCTCGATAAAGCGTTGACTACCCTTAGGATTGAGCTGAATTTAATGCCGGTTGGTTATAATCTGTTACCTGAAAAATTCACCATTCCGCAGCTTCAAAAGCTGTATGAAACCATTTTGGATCGAAAATTAGACAGACGAAACTTTCTGCGCAAAATCACCAACATCGGGATTCTGAAAAAACTGGACGAAAAGAAAAGCAACGTTGCACACAAAGCGCCGAACTTGTATACTTTTGATACCGATAAATACAAGGAAGTCCTTAAAAACGGGTTGAATCAGGGGTGGTAA